The following coding sequences lie in one Seriola aureovittata isolate HTS-2021-v1 ecotype China chromosome 5, ASM2101889v1, whole genome shotgun sequence genomic window:
- the LOC130170115 gene encoding uncharacterized protein LOC130170115 isoform X2 has protein sequence MMENPTANKSHLPCQSWVGQNGWSTALTQGPPLNSVTSSQHLSLGLSSEQRPSYDHLQTSNQSCLSNLSTLSSTNNTHHSVLYKASHISSNLSSTTLFANTAIPSASPLISCAQQSPQTSSLLLTANQGKTIPLPSLPQPNQGLQPSRPQHVPPLSPHDPYKATFRPLLTNQGLPSRLQDLPMSLPSCGQSEQPQWISSSHCTGAVSKSVPDAAAHPNNEPSQENITPLGSTEIWRSVLLHHRAQLLKQLAEMDKLLESIPPDDGSDGQPLPTANQFPPSMDDSSQCEQTKTSNAQQVEPSPGKSRTQPDLSADCLSPATFDEHDEACDKPMSGGESEKRENTSAESGDDTDPDYIPNSDGDFSDFHSDADWGSSDESSHSCSSTSMDERAPLPLKKKAKLESSLCKDKGLKKSCATNQNQPPGAVVLPTSNSKAHRVYDKRNYCLFCSKPLAKMARHLETVHSDKAEVAVAFQYPMHSRERQKIWNKLINQGNFVHNKDVLRTGKGQLAVRKRPNTTGQAKDFLHCLYCRGLYVKKTLYRHMRLCPEKVRNENESQIGRKRIASRCALETLGDLGVSDGFKSILCEMIYDDVTQAVMDDKIILQFGEQMFNQHGSDVRKHDYIRQNLRQIARLVLEAQKITPLKNLQDFFYPSSFRHVVSAVKVLAGYDPENKTYNIPSLALKLGYHLQKACSIVESNAVKCGDASLAESARNFLSVYQKKWNELISSGALTTLRETKLTTEKTVPFAQDVKRLNFHMETAHLLAEKKLKDGPSAESYAVLAKVILARTIIFNRRKPGEISTIQLTTFMSRKKSNVLDDMDVSVSDLERTMCGLFTRVDIRGNCGRMVPVLLKPSFVSAMELLVKTRETCGVPSKNPFLFGRPCALSAYKGSECIQQYVKECGAKNPEALTSRKIRKHYATMLQLLNLDEDEADQILGPNNQVRTLRQNNDMQLDDVEMVSEARSQQAASWHQTEVSGASYEPADFYHQQAHGVTAGTEVTVPPRPVNSDNKGSQNKGKHKWEEAEVLAVERHMMRFIQGHKVPQKNDCIQCLEAEPKALRTRSWKGVKDYVRNRITALKRQSGTSSNSNRPGQVEPQQSTGHFQQL, from the exons ATGATGGAGAACCCAACAGCAAATAAGAGCCACCTACCCTGTCAGTCGTGGGTGGGCCAGAACGGCTGGTCCACAGCTTTAACTCAAGGACCCCCCCTCAACTCAGTGACTAGCTCTCAGCATCTCAGCTTGGGCTTGTCTTCTGAACAGCGACCCTCCTACGACCATCTGCAGACATCCAATCAAAGCTGTTTGAGCAACCTCAGCACCTTATCATCCACAAATAACACTCATCACTCTGTCCTGTACAAAGCCTCTCACATTAGTAGCAATCTATCATCCACCACGTTATTTGCCAACACTGCTATCCCAAGTGCCTCTCCCCTTATTTCCTGTGCTCAGCAAAGCCCACAGACTTCATCACTGCTGCTAACTGCAAACCAAGGAAAAACTATACCTCTACCATCTCTTCCCCAACCAAACCAAGGATTACAGCCCAGCAGGCCCCAACATGTACCACCTCTGTCACCCCATGACCCTTACAAAGCGACATTTCGACCTCTGTTAACCAATCAGGGTTTACCAAGTAGACTTCAGGATCTGCCTATGAGCTTGCCATCATGTGGACAAAGT GAGCAGCCTCAGTGGATATCATCATCACACTGCACGG gaGCCGTAAGCAAATCTGTCCCTGATGCAGCTGCTCATCCTAACAATGAGCCATCGCAGGAGAACATTACTCCTCTG GGCAGCACTGAGATATGGCGTTCAGTACTTTTACATCACCGTGCGCAACTACTTAAACAGCTGGCAGAGATGGATAAACTT CTGGAATCAATCCCTCCAGATGACGGTAGTGATGGGCAGCCTCTCCCCACAGCTAATCAG TTTCCTCCATCAATGGATGATTCATCTCAGTGTGAACAAACTAAAACCAGCAATGCACAGCAAGTTGAGCCGTCTCCAGGAAAGTCAAGG acgCAGCCGGATCTTTCAGCAGATTGTTTATCACCTGCCACCTTTGATGAACACGATGAGGCCTGTGATAAGCCAATGTCAGGAGGAGAATCAGAG AAAAGGGAAAATACCTCAGCCGAGTCAGGGGACGACACTGATCCTGATTACATCCCTAACAGCGATGGCGACTTCTCTGACTTCCATTCTGACGCTGACTGGGGCTCTTCAGATGAATCTAGTCACAGCTGTTCCTCGACCTCCATGGACGAAAGAGCTCCTCTCCCGttgaaaaaaaaggctaaattaGAAAGTTCTTTGTGTAAGGACAAAGGTCTGAAAAAGTCATGTGCAACTAATCAGAATCAGCCCCCCGGAGCTGTGGTGCTGCCAACTTCAAATTCCAAAGCACACCGTGTTTACGACAAGAGGAATTACTGTTTGTTCTGCTCTAAGCCACTAGCCAAAATGGCACGGCATCTAGAGACAGTCCACAGTGATAAAGCAGAGGTTGCAGTTGCATTTCAGTATCCAATGCATtccagagaaagacagaagataTGGAACAAACTAATAAATCAAGGAAACTTTGTACATAATAAGGATGTTTTGAGAACCGGGAAGGGACAACTTGCTGTCCGAAAAAGACCCAACACAACTGGACAAGCCAAAGACTTTCTTCATTGTCTTTACTGTCGCGGTCTTTATGTGAAGAAAACGTTGTACAGGCACATGAGACTGTGCCCGGAGAAAGTGAGGAACGAAAATGAATCGCAGATTGGAAGAAAGCGCATCGCATCGCGGTGTGCGCTTGAAACTTTAGGAGATCTTGGTGTAAGCGATGGCTTTAAGAGCATTCTGTGCGAGATGATCTACGATGACGTGACACAAGCCGTCATGGATGACAAGATTATCTTGCAGTTTGGAGAGCAAATGTTCAATCAGCACGGATCTGACGTGAGGAAGCATGATTATATAAGACAAAACCTTCGTCAGATAGCAAGGCTTGTGCTCGAAGCTCAAAAAATAACCCCTCTGAAGAACCTGCAGGATTTCTTTTACCCCTCAAGCTTCCGACATGTGGTTTCTGCAGTGAAAGTCTTAGCAGGCTATGacccagaaaacaaaacatacaacattCCTTCACTTGCCCTCAAGCTCGGCTACCACCTACAGAAGGCCTGTAGTATTGTTGAGAGTAACGCAGTGAAGTGTGGTGATGCAAGCCTGGCAGAGTCTGCGCGAAACTTCCTGTCAGTGTACCAGAAGAAATGGAATGAGCTCATTTCTTCAGGCGCATTAACAACTCTTAGAGAAACTAAACTGACCACAGAAAAAACTGTGCCATTCGCTCAAGATGTAAAGCGCCTGAATTTCCACATGGAGACTGCTCATCTTCTTGCCgagaaaaaactgaaagacGGACCTTCTGCAGAAAGCTATGCTGTTCTGGCCAAGGTGATACTCGCTCGGACAATCATTTTCAACAGGAGGAAACCCGGAGAGATATCAACGATACAGCTAACAACTTTTATGTCGCGTAAAAAGTCAAACGTGCTTGATGACATGGATGTATCCGTCTCAGATTTGGAAAGAACCATGTGTGGGCTCTTCACTAGAGTTGACATACGAGGGAACTGTGGGAGAATGGTCCCTGTTCTACTAAAGCCCTCATTCGTGTCAGCTATGGAACTTCTCGTTAAGACCCGCGAGACATGTGGGGTCCCCAGTAAGAATCCCTTTCTCTTCGGCCGACCGTGTGCACTGTCTGCCTACAAAGGGTCGGAGTGCATCCAACAATATGTCAAAGAATGTGGAGCTAAAAACCCTGAGGCGCTGACATCGAGAAAGATCAGGAAGCATTATGCTACAATGCTACAGCTGTTGAATCTGGATGAAGATGAGGCTGACCAAATTTTAGGCCCTAATAATCAAGTTCGAACCCTGCGACAGAACAACGACATGCAGCTGGATGATGTTGAAATGGTTTCTGAGG CGAGATCACAACAAGCTGCATCATGGCATCAAACTGAGGTCTCCGGTGCAAGCTATGAACCAGCAGATTTTTATCATCAACAAGCACATGGAGTAACGGCAGGCACCGAAGTGACTGTACCTCCAAGACCTGTCAACTCAGACAACAAAG GGTCTCAAAATAAGGGCAAACACAAATGGGAAGAAGCAGAGGTTCTTGCTGTCGAAAGACACATGATGCGTTTCATTCAAGGACACAAGGTGCCTCAGAAAAACGACTGCATTCAGTGTCTTGAGGCTGAGCCAAAAGCACTGAGGACGCGTTCGTGGAAAGGTGTAAAGGACTACGTCAGGAACAGGATCACAGCCCTTAAAAGACAAAGTGGCACATCCTCAAACAGTAACAGGCCGGGGCAAGTGGAACCACAGCAGAGTACTGGACATTTTCAGCAGTTGTAG
- the LOC130170115 gene encoding uncharacterized protein LOC130170115 isoform X1 yields MMENPTANKSHLPCQSWVGQNGWSTALTQGPPLNSVTSSQHLSLGLSSEQRPSYDHLQTSNQSCLSNLSTLSSTNNTHHSVLYKASHISSNLSSTTLFANTAIPSASPLISCAQQSPQTSSLLLTANQGKTIPLPSLPQPNQGLQPSRPQHVPPLSPHDPYKATFRPLLTNQGLPSRLQDLPMSLPSCGQSVSASQPTLEGANLESAGVTGYTHSYGPSTSQEQPQWISSSHCTGAVSKSVPDAAAHPNNEPSQENITPLGSTEIWRSVLLHHRAQLLKQLAEMDKLLESIPPDDGSDGQPLPTANQFPPSMDDSSQCEQTKTSNAQQVEPSPGKSRTQPDLSADCLSPATFDEHDEACDKPMSGGESEKRENTSAESGDDTDPDYIPNSDGDFSDFHSDADWGSSDESSHSCSSTSMDERAPLPLKKKAKLESSLCKDKGLKKSCATNQNQPPGAVVLPTSNSKAHRVYDKRNYCLFCSKPLAKMARHLETVHSDKAEVAVAFQYPMHSRERQKIWNKLINQGNFVHNKDVLRTGKGQLAVRKRPNTTGQAKDFLHCLYCRGLYVKKTLYRHMRLCPEKVRNENESQIGRKRIASRCALETLGDLGVSDGFKSILCEMIYDDVTQAVMDDKIILQFGEQMFNQHGSDVRKHDYIRQNLRQIARLVLEAQKITPLKNLQDFFYPSSFRHVVSAVKVLAGYDPENKTYNIPSLALKLGYHLQKACSIVESNAVKCGDASLAESARNFLSVYQKKWNELISSGALTTLRETKLTTEKTVPFAQDVKRLNFHMETAHLLAEKKLKDGPSAESYAVLAKVILARTIIFNRRKPGEISTIQLTTFMSRKKSNVLDDMDVSVSDLERTMCGLFTRVDIRGNCGRMVPVLLKPSFVSAMELLVKTRETCGVPSKNPFLFGRPCALSAYKGSECIQQYVKECGAKNPEALTSRKIRKHYATMLQLLNLDEDEADQILGPNNQVRTLRQNNDMQLDDVEMVSEARSQQAASWHQTEVSGASYEPADFYHQQAHGVTAGTEVTVPPRPVNSDNKGSQNKGKHKWEEAEVLAVERHMMRFIQGHKVPQKNDCIQCLEAEPKALRTRSWKGVKDYVRNRITALKRQSGTSSNSNRPGQVEPQQSTGHFQQL; encoded by the exons ATGATGGAGAACCCAACAGCAAATAAGAGCCACCTACCCTGTCAGTCGTGGGTGGGCCAGAACGGCTGGTCCACAGCTTTAACTCAAGGACCCCCCCTCAACTCAGTGACTAGCTCTCAGCATCTCAGCTTGGGCTTGTCTTCTGAACAGCGACCCTCCTACGACCATCTGCAGACATCCAATCAAAGCTGTTTGAGCAACCTCAGCACCTTATCATCCACAAATAACACTCATCACTCTGTCCTGTACAAAGCCTCTCACATTAGTAGCAATCTATCATCCACCACGTTATTTGCCAACACTGCTATCCCAAGTGCCTCTCCCCTTATTTCCTGTGCTCAGCAAAGCCCACAGACTTCATCACTGCTGCTAACTGCAAACCAAGGAAAAACTATACCTCTACCATCTCTTCCCCAACCAAACCAAGGATTACAGCCCAGCAGGCCCCAACATGTACCACCTCTGTCACCCCATGACCCTTACAAAGCGACATTTCGACCTCTGTTAACCAATCAGGGTTTACCAAGTAGACTTCAGGATCTGCCTATGAGCTTGCCATCATGTGGACAAAGTGTAAGTGCATCTCAACCTACTCTGGAAGGAGCGAATTTGGAATCTGCTGGTGTTACTGGATACACTCACAGCTATGGCCCTTCTACTTCTCAGGAGCAGCCTCAGTGGATATCATCATCACACTGCACGG gaGCCGTAAGCAAATCTGTCCCTGATGCAGCTGCTCATCCTAACAATGAGCCATCGCAGGAGAACATTACTCCTCTG GGCAGCACTGAGATATGGCGTTCAGTACTTTTACATCACCGTGCGCAACTACTTAAACAGCTGGCAGAGATGGATAAACTT CTGGAATCAATCCCTCCAGATGACGGTAGTGATGGGCAGCCTCTCCCCACAGCTAATCAG TTTCCTCCATCAATGGATGATTCATCTCAGTGTGAACAAACTAAAACCAGCAATGCACAGCAAGTTGAGCCGTCTCCAGGAAAGTCAAGG acgCAGCCGGATCTTTCAGCAGATTGTTTATCACCTGCCACCTTTGATGAACACGATGAGGCCTGTGATAAGCCAATGTCAGGAGGAGAATCAGAG AAAAGGGAAAATACCTCAGCCGAGTCAGGGGACGACACTGATCCTGATTACATCCCTAACAGCGATGGCGACTTCTCTGACTTCCATTCTGACGCTGACTGGGGCTCTTCAGATGAATCTAGTCACAGCTGTTCCTCGACCTCCATGGACGAAAGAGCTCCTCTCCCGttgaaaaaaaaggctaaattaGAAAGTTCTTTGTGTAAGGACAAAGGTCTGAAAAAGTCATGTGCAACTAATCAGAATCAGCCCCCCGGAGCTGTGGTGCTGCCAACTTCAAATTCCAAAGCACACCGTGTTTACGACAAGAGGAATTACTGTTTGTTCTGCTCTAAGCCACTAGCCAAAATGGCACGGCATCTAGAGACAGTCCACAGTGATAAAGCAGAGGTTGCAGTTGCATTTCAGTATCCAATGCATtccagagaaagacagaagataTGGAACAAACTAATAAATCAAGGAAACTTTGTACATAATAAGGATGTTTTGAGAACCGGGAAGGGACAACTTGCTGTCCGAAAAAGACCCAACACAACTGGACAAGCCAAAGACTTTCTTCATTGTCTTTACTGTCGCGGTCTTTATGTGAAGAAAACGTTGTACAGGCACATGAGACTGTGCCCGGAGAAAGTGAGGAACGAAAATGAATCGCAGATTGGAAGAAAGCGCATCGCATCGCGGTGTGCGCTTGAAACTTTAGGAGATCTTGGTGTAAGCGATGGCTTTAAGAGCATTCTGTGCGAGATGATCTACGATGACGTGACACAAGCCGTCATGGATGACAAGATTATCTTGCAGTTTGGAGAGCAAATGTTCAATCAGCACGGATCTGACGTGAGGAAGCATGATTATATAAGACAAAACCTTCGTCAGATAGCAAGGCTTGTGCTCGAAGCTCAAAAAATAACCCCTCTGAAGAACCTGCAGGATTTCTTTTACCCCTCAAGCTTCCGACATGTGGTTTCTGCAGTGAAAGTCTTAGCAGGCTATGacccagaaaacaaaacatacaacattCCTTCACTTGCCCTCAAGCTCGGCTACCACCTACAGAAGGCCTGTAGTATTGTTGAGAGTAACGCAGTGAAGTGTGGTGATGCAAGCCTGGCAGAGTCTGCGCGAAACTTCCTGTCAGTGTACCAGAAGAAATGGAATGAGCTCATTTCTTCAGGCGCATTAACAACTCTTAGAGAAACTAAACTGACCACAGAAAAAACTGTGCCATTCGCTCAAGATGTAAAGCGCCTGAATTTCCACATGGAGACTGCTCATCTTCTTGCCgagaaaaaactgaaagacGGACCTTCTGCAGAAAGCTATGCTGTTCTGGCCAAGGTGATACTCGCTCGGACAATCATTTTCAACAGGAGGAAACCCGGAGAGATATCAACGATACAGCTAACAACTTTTATGTCGCGTAAAAAGTCAAACGTGCTTGATGACATGGATGTATCCGTCTCAGATTTGGAAAGAACCATGTGTGGGCTCTTCACTAGAGTTGACATACGAGGGAACTGTGGGAGAATGGTCCCTGTTCTACTAAAGCCCTCATTCGTGTCAGCTATGGAACTTCTCGTTAAGACCCGCGAGACATGTGGGGTCCCCAGTAAGAATCCCTTTCTCTTCGGCCGACCGTGTGCACTGTCTGCCTACAAAGGGTCGGAGTGCATCCAACAATATGTCAAAGAATGTGGAGCTAAAAACCCTGAGGCGCTGACATCGAGAAAGATCAGGAAGCATTATGCTACAATGCTACAGCTGTTGAATCTGGATGAAGATGAGGCTGACCAAATTTTAGGCCCTAATAATCAAGTTCGAACCCTGCGACAGAACAACGACATGCAGCTGGATGATGTTGAAATGGTTTCTGAGG CGAGATCACAACAAGCTGCATCATGGCATCAAACTGAGGTCTCCGGTGCAAGCTATGAACCAGCAGATTTTTATCATCAACAAGCACATGGAGTAACGGCAGGCACCGAAGTGACTGTACCTCCAAGACCTGTCAACTCAGACAACAAAG GGTCTCAAAATAAGGGCAAACACAAATGGGAAGAAGCAGAGGTTCTTGCTGTCGAAAGACACATGATGCGTTTCATTCAAGGACACAAGGTGCCTCAGAAAAACGACTGCATTCAGTGTCTTGAGGCTGAGCCAAAAGCACTGAGGACGCGTTCGTGGAAAGGTGTAAAGGACTACGTCAGGAACAGGATCACAGCCCTTAAAAGACAAAGTGGCACATCCTCAAACAGTAACAGGCCGGGGCAAGTGGAACCACAGCAGAGTACTGGACATTTTCAGCAGTTGTAG